The Bradyrhizobium sp. WBAH42 genome includes a window with the following:
- a CDS encoding ParA family protein: MHVLALVTQKGGSGKSTLSVGLAVAATQCAERVALIEADAQGTISKWKERRDHPYPRVERVTDPAEIDPLITRLKAEGVWLAIIDTAATTNSLALRVIACADLCLIPARPSPADIEAAIPTLIAIRRLNRRFAFILNQTPTRGCRLSEAATSLSSLGMLALPFIAQRNDHQDALGAGLGVTEFAPAGKASGEIVCLWGWIAAHLAEESDDYGKGALKAAC, from the coding sequence ATGCACGTCCTTGCCCTGGTCACGCAAAAAGGCGGAAGCGGCAAGAGTACGCTGTCCGTTGGACTGGCGGTGGCAGCAACGCAGTGCGCTGAGCGCGTCGCTCTCATTGAGGCGGACGCGCAAGGTACGATCTCGAAATGGAAAGAGCGCCGCGATCATCCCTATCCCCGCGTCGAGCGCGTTACCGATCCTGCCGAGATCGATCCGTTGATCACGCGCCTGAAGGCCGAAGGCGTCTGGCTTGCCATCATCGACACAGCTGCCACGACCAACAGCCTGGCGTTGCGCGTCATCGCCTGCGCGGATCTCTGTCTCATCCCGGCGCGCCCAAGCCCGGCCGACATCGAAGCCGCAATCCCTACACTGATCGCCATTCGCAGGCTCAACCGCCGATTTGCCTTCATCCTCAATCAGACGCCGACGCGGGGGTGCCGGCTGAGCGAAGCTGCCACATCGCTAAGCTCGCTCGGCATGCTTGCGCTCCCGTTTATTGCGCAGCGTAACGATCACCAGGATGCGCTCGGAGCAGGGTTGGGCGTGACGGAGTTCGCGCCTGCGGGCAAAGCTTCGGGCGAAATTGTATGTTTGTGGGGTTGGATCGCGGCGCACTTGGCCGAGGAGTCGGACGATTATGGGAAAGGCGCGCTCAAAGCTGCCTGCTGA
- a CDS encoding 4-oxalocrotonate tautomerase family protein, producing MPIVTIQVTREGTTPGAASVTVEEKAALIKGSSELLRDVLGKPLEATFVVIEEVDTDNWGWGGLPVQEFRRRRASQTG from the coding sequence ATGCCCATCGTCACCATTCAAGTGACCCGCGAGGGAACGACGCCGGGAGCGGCGTCGGTTACCGTGGAGGAGAAGGCGGCGCTGATCAAGGGATCGAGCGAGCTGCTGCGCGACGTTCTCGGCAAGCCGCTCGAGGCCACCTTTGTCGTGATCGAGGAAGTTGACACCGACAATTGGGGCTGGGGCGGCCTGCCCGTTCAGGAATTCCGGCGCCGCCGCGCCAGCCAGACAGGATGA
- a CDS encoding SDR family NAD(P)-dependent oxidoreductase, producing MGIEQKVAIITGASQGIGAALVQGFRDRNYRVVATARSVKPSSDEDVLAIAGDIADRATAERVVSQAVARFGRVDTLVNNAGIFVAKPFTQYTAEDYAAVMGTNVAGFFHITQLAIAEMEKQGSGHVVQITTTLVDQANSNVPSVLASLSKGGLNAATKSLAIEYARRGIRVNAVSPGIIKSPMHAVATHAQYGAMHPVGHMGEMSDIVDAVLYLEGASFVTGEILHVDGGQSAGH from the coding sequence ATGGGTATCGAGCAGAAGGTCGCCATCATCACCGGTGCATCGCAGGGTATCGGCGCCGCCCTGGTTCAGGGCTTTCGCGATCGCAACTACCGCGTCGTCGCAACGGCGCGCTCCGTCAAACCGTCGAGCGACGAAGACGTCCTCGCCATTGCCGGCGACATCGCCGACCGAGCCACCGCCGAGCGTGTGGTCTCGCAGGCCGTCGCCCGCTTCGGCCGCGTCGACACGCTGGTCAATAATGCCGGCATCTTCGTCGCCAAGCCGTTCACGCAGTACACGGCCGAAGACTATGCGGCCGTGATGGGCACCAACGTCGCCGGCTTCTTCCACATCACCCAGCTCGCCATCGCCGAGATGGAGAAGCAAGGGTCCGGCCATGTCGTCCAGATCACGACCACACTGGTCGATCAGGCCAATTCGAACGTGCCCTCGGTGCTGGCCTCGCTGAGCAAGGGCGGGCTGAACGCCGCGACCAAGTCGCTCGCGATCGAATACGCCAGGCGTGGCATTCGCGTGAACGCGGTGTCGCCCGGGATCATCAAGTCGCCGATGCACGCCGTCGCGACGCATGCGCAGTACGGCGCGATGCATCCCGTGGGCCACATGGGCGAGATGTCCGACATCGTCGATGCCGTGCTCTATCTCGAGGGCGCTTCCTTCGTCACCGGCGAGATCCTGCATGTCGACGGCGGCCAGAGCGCCGGCCACTGA
- a CDS encoding NAD(P)/FAD-dependent oxidoreductase, whose product MAETKEHFDVLIVGAGLSGIGAGYHLQTKCPGKSYVILEGRDCIGGTWDLFRYPGIRSDSDMFTLGYSFKPWTDPKAIADGPQILNYVRETASENGIDKPIHFHHRVKRAAWSTPDARWTVEAERITGEGAAELVCFTCNFLFLCSGYYKYEAGYTPEFKGAADFAGRIVHPQKWTEDIDYAGKCVVVIGSGATAVTLVPELAKKAAQVTMLQRSPTYVVSRPAQDPVANKLRRNLPAQLAYHLIRWRNVMWGMFFFQLSRRRPAKVKDLILKGVQMALGPDYDVATHFTPRYNPWDQRLCLVPDGDLFKAIREQRASVVTSEIDTFTHEGIRLKDGRELAADIIVTATGLVLQVVGGLEVSVDGRSVDFANTLTYKGMMYADVPNMASAFGYTNASWTLKCDLTCEYVCRLINYMDRHNFRQCMPHNDDSTITAQPSLDFTSGYVQRSIAKMPKQGSKRPWRLHQNYALDIVSLRFGRIDDGVMQYS is encoded by the coding sequence ATGGCCGAAACCAAAGAACATTTCGACGTGCTGATCGTCGGTGCCGGCCTGTCCGGTATCGGTGCCGGCTATCATCTGCAGACCAAGTGTCCAGGCAAGAGCTACGTCATCCTCGAGGGACGCGACTGCATCGGCGGCACCTGGGACCTGTTTCGCTATCCCGGTATCCGCTCCGACAGCGACATGTTCACGCTCGGCTATTCGTTCAAGCCGTGGACCGATCCGAAGGCGATCGCCGACGGGCCCCAGATCCTGAACTATGTGCGCGAGACTGCCAGCGAGAACGGCATCGACAAGCCCATCCACTTCCACCACCGTGTCAAGCGTGCGGCGTGGTCGACGCCGGATGCGCGGTGGACCGTCGAGGCCGAGCGCATCACGGGCGAGGGCGCGGCCGAGCTGGTGTGCTTCACCTGCAATTTCCTGTTTCTGTGCTCGGGCTATTACAAATACGAGGCGGGCTACACGCCGGAGTTCAAGGGTGCCGCTGATTTCGCCGGCCGCATCGTGCATCCGCAGAAATGGACCGAGGACATCGACTACGCGGGCAAGTGTGTCGTCGTGATCGGCTCGGGTGCGACAGCGGTGACGCTGGTGCCGGAGCTCGCCAAGAAGGCGGCGCAGGTCACCATGTTGCAGCGTTCGCCGACCTATGTGGTGTCGCGGCCGGCGCAGGATCCCGTGGCCAACAAGCTGCGCCGCAACCTGCCGGCGCAGCTTGCCTATCACCTGATCCGCTGGCGCAACGTGATGTGGGGGATGTTCTTCTTCCAGCTCAGCCGGCGCCGGCCGGCGAAGGTGAAGGACCTCATCCTCAAAGGCGTGCAGATGGCGCTCGGCCCGGACTACGACGTCGCGACCCATTTCACGCCGCGCTACAATCCCTGGGATCAGCGGCTGTGCCTGGTGCCCGACGGCGACCTCTTCAAGGCGATCCGCGAGCAGCGCGCCAGCGTCGTCACCAGCGAGATCGACACCTTCACGCATGAGGGCATCCGCCTGAAGGACGGCCGCGAACTCGCCGCCGACATCATCGTGACGGCGACCGGGCTTGTGCTCCAGGTCGTCGGCGGCCTCGAGGTCAGCGTCGACGGCCGCTCCGTCGATTTCGCCAACACGCTGACCTACAAGGGCATGATGTATGCCGATGTGCCGAACATGGCCTCCGCCTTCGGCTACACCAACGCGTCCTGGACGCTGAAATGCGACCTCACCTGCGAATATGTCTGCCGCCTCATCAACTACATGGACCGGCACAATTTCCGCCAGTGCATGCCGCACAATGACGATTCCACCATCACCGCGCAGCCTTCGCTCGATTTCACCTCAGGCTACGTGCAGCGCTCGATCGCCAAAATGCCGAAGCAGGGCTCGAAGCGGCCGTGGCGCCTCCACCAGAACTACGCGCTCGACATCGTCTCCTTGCGCTTCGGCCGGATCGACGACGGCGTGATGCAGTATTCCTGA
- a CDS encoding nuclear transport factor 2 family protein, which produces MSNEAANVHILKEAYRLWHESRGGSVDHWFDAVVAPNVNFASVPRGVAPLDFAKQYRDSKELREYFDRLLSEWTMQHYTIDEYIAQGDAVVARGSTAWTNKKTGKTAETPKIDYWRFKDGKAVEFYEYFDTACVVAAAT; this is translated from the coding sequence ATGTCCAATGAAGCCGCGAATGTCCACATCCTGAAAGAGGCGTATCGGCTCTGGCATGAAAGTCGTGGGGGCAGCGTCGATCACTGGTTTGACGCCGTCGTCGCCCCGAACGTCAATTTTGCATCGGTGCCGCGGGGTGTCGCGCCGCTCGATTTCGCCAAGCAGTATCGCGACAGCAAGGAATTGCGCGAATACTTCGACCGGCTGCTTTCCGAATGGACCATGCAGCACTACACGATCGACGAGTATATCGCGCAAGGAGACGCAGTCGTCGCACGCGGCTCGACGGCCTGGACCAACAAGAAGACGGGCAAGACCGCCGAGACGCCGAAGATCGATTACTGGCGGTTCAAGGACGGTAAAGCCGTTGAGTTCTACGAGTATTTCGATACGGCGTGTGTGGTCGCTGCAGCGACCTGA
- a CDS encoding phasin family protein, translating into MGKARSKLPADVGRTGRRSLLELAAEVSRAVDEGLAMPPGPVAVFPQEAPRIAQEAPAPMIVPAQEAASAIVARPEPPSRTTTDLIVDMAKEYQARALDGMSATLDYANDLAKSRLASVSSEANGTVVAESDLIDAIGTAAECRTVVLELMKINAGATLEYARELGRAKTLAELVELSGTHARKQCELVLRQTELLRSLAQSMTKPSAR; encoded by the coding sequence ATGGGAAAGGCGCGCTCAAAGCTGCCTGCTGACGTTGGACGCACCGGGCGTCGCTCGCTGCTGGAACTGGCGGCGGAAGTGAGCCGTGCGGTCGACGAGGGCTTGGCCATGCCGCCGGGCCCAGTCGCCGTCTTCCCCCAGGAAGCGCCGCGGATCGCGCAAGAAGCGCCTGCTCCGATGATTGTTCCGGCACAAGAAGCGGCCAGCGCCATCGTTGCAAGACCTGAACCTCCGAGCAGGACCACCACTGATCTCATCGTGGACATGGCCAAGGAGTATCAAGCCCGCGCCTTGGACGGCATGAGCGCTACGCTCGACTACGCCAACGACCTCGCAAAGTCACGGCTGGCCAGTGTGAGTTCAGAGGCCAATGGAACCGTTGTCGCGGAAAGCGATCTCATCGACGCGATTGGAACGGCAGCCGAGTGTCGCACCGTCGTGCTCGAACTGATGAAGATCAACGCGGGCGCGACCTTGGAGTATGCGCGGGAGCTAGGCCGTGCAAAAACGCTGGCGGAGTTGGTTGAGCTGTCGGGCACGCATGCGCGAAAGCAATGTGAGTTGGTCCTGAGGCAAACCGAGTTGCTGAGGTCGCTTGCTCAAAGCATGACAAAGCCCAGTGCCAGGTGA